CTTAGGAACTTGGGCCTTTGTGGCAATGGCAATTATTCCCACAGTAGTGATTTACTCAACAATGGAGACAGGCAAAACAGAGAATACAAGTGAGCAGATATGTTACAATGTGGCAGTGGAAGCAGGTGATTCTGGCTCTCAGGCGTTTGCCAAAGTGGGCATCTCACTATTTTTCGTCTGTCTTCTCCTGGTGTTAAGTGCCTATTTAGCTGTAATTAGACACTTTCACAGGAATCAAATAAGCACTGCTACCTCTGACAGACGTAAAGTCTACTCAAGAGTGGTCCGCAACATTGTGGTCATCCAGATTGTGATGGTGGTCTGTCTACTACCTCACCATATTTTTAAGGCAATTTTTATCAACTTGGCATTGCATTATTCTAAGTATGGAGAACACCTATCAGAATGCCATCCTCTATCCAAGTATGTGGAAATTAAGAATGTTCTTCTATGTCTGGCAGTTTTGCGTTGTAGCACGGACCCCTTCATTTACTTGCTACTGGACAGGAAATTCAAAATGCATGTTTGTGCTTTGTTTCGGGGAAGCTCCAACACAAAAGAGAGCCATTCATCAAGGACTTTTGAATGTGGACAGCTCAATCAGTATGACAGTGGCACTGTAAAACAGGCTGTAAACCAAGATGAACAAtcacatttaaattaaacaaagactaaGTGAAACACAGCAATGGGTCTGAATactcttttacattttcattgtaAGAGATATGTTATCCACTCTAGTGGATaacaaatatattttttcattttttgattgttttgtaaaatctttaaaacatgtCGTCACTTTGTACATCATTTGGAATATCCTAATTATTCCTGTAACACAGAAAACTTGAAAATTGTGCATagatattaaaaaagaaatcaaaacgttggtgtaaatgtattttcaaGAATATATGCTGTTTTACAAGTgttgaatgaattaaatgtaaagtctaacaaagctaaactaaacatgTTTTTCTCTATATATACCTTTATTTAGCAGCTATGAGTTAGCTTGGAGGCAATTCTCTCAGATAACTAAAAATACTCTCTGTAAGTATTTTTAAGCTTGAGTATTCAAGAGAAGTCGCAACAAATAACACCAACGCTAATGTTGCACTGTTTACTGAAAAAATCAGGCTGTACTGACACCAACTAATTACAAATACTGCTGGATTTGACTAGCAACCTTAAACTATTTTCCTTAACTCACTATTTATTAGCTTTTACCAGGCCTAATTAGTAACGAAATTTTAATCTTTATAATCTTTATAATTTATGATCTTTAtctttttataaatgtttaagtaTGGCTTAAGTATGgatttaaagaaacagtggaaaTGACTATGGTTTCCTCCATGTGTTCATAAGTTGGAGAGGGAAAAAAGGCTAATGTTACAGACTGGCAAAAGACGTGGTTCAATTGTGCAATTTTTACACTAATTACACCCAAAGTCTGTAATTTGGCAGGATCTTTGCTGGTCAGATAAAGTCTGTAGATTTTTGGGATGTTTTGAATgcttagtagtagtagtaggcaGGGACAGAGTCCTATTTCTTGCCCACAGTTTAGTATTAGATCTAGTTTCAAACCAACCAGTTTACAGCTTTACAAGCAGACATTTAAGTGATATATTGTATACCCAATTAAATAAGAAAGGATCCTATTCATAAACAAGTCAAGGACAATGGTCAACAAGCATATGTGGCTGTAGTAAAGATCTTGTATGAATGACAAACCAACTGGTTTCCTAATGCCTTGTTCACACTACGCGATTATTGCCCTGATTTTGCTCagtgtgtgaactgtacagcgacttgacgacttggaaagtcatgtagtgtgaacttggcataaaagAGCATAAGAGTCTTTTTGATGTGCCAGCACCTACAGTGGAACAAAAACCAGCTGTGGGAAATTAATGTTTGTTTACCTGTTGTCTCCCAGTAACAGGGTTTATTTTGTGTGCACTCTGAAACCTAAACACGAAAACATTAGTGCATGTTTTAAATCTTAGGGCCTTGTTTCAACTTCACATTCTCATTTCTCTAACTGAACTGGCTGAGGGTTACTGTTCCTTATATTCAGTATGTACAATAATGCATTGCTTTTAGGGGAAAGCTTTGGTCTGTGCCacaaaaaaatgtgtgttttcagAGTTGATCACTGCCCAGCGCTTGCATCATCACTTGCAAATGCATCATCACTGTATGTAACAGCTTAATCCTAAACTCAGTCCTACATTACTCAAAAACACTGGGTTTAAGGCAGTAGCTCCACCAATCCATCCCAAagcaacacactcacacattcactcaccaACTAACACCTACAGGCATTTCATGACAGGCAATCCACCTTATGTATGTAGCTAGAAGGAGAGGGTAAAACTGGAGTACCAGGAGGAAAATCAAACTGGCACAGACCAAACATGTTAACTCCTCCAAGGCAGTAACTGGACATGAGAATAATTACTTTGCAGAACCCATACCATGTGCTCTGCTACTGTGTTATCAACTATGGTACTTTGCCAAAAaataccctgtccagggtattcctgctttgtggcCACTGTTTACCTATAGAAACAGACCTGCCGCAACCTCGATCAGGATATAGCGgttgataaaaattaaatgaatgtatttacATTAGTCAGTGCATACAAGATGAACAGAGAAAAGGTTTAgtaacaaaataatataaaaaataatacaaacttTCACCCAATcagcatcctgtttgctttaattgtcCCACTAAGTAGCACTCCCatggcatgatgctgccaccaccccGTTTCAGTgtagggatggtattagccaggtgatgtgcagtgcttGTTTATTACCAGACCTAGTGCTTGCTGTTGTGTCAAACAAGATTTGCAGCTCATCAGGGTAGGGAGTCTTTTCCTTATAATGCTAGAAATTTTTACATGCTGTTTAGTAAACTCTAAGCTGTTGTCAAATgccttttattttctgttttgccactctgccataaagacctgatttatggagtgcaGCAAAGAAAAGCATTCATCCAAGAGTTTCTGCAATCTCTGTAGAGGAATTATGGAGGTTTAAAGTGATGGTtatttcttacctccctgaccaaaGTCCCTTTTGCTTGGATGCCCAATTTGGCCAGAAATTCCCCTCTAGAAAGGTTCAAGGTTATGCCAAGCtctttaattttaaaatgactGAGGCCACTGTAGTCCTggaacactcaaagccttaaatattgttttatatcctagCTCTGATTTATGCCGTGCCACAAATTGATTGCAGAGATCAAGTTCCTTGGACTTTATGGCCTGGCAAACTGCAACAGATGGACTTAGATGGACTGAGCTCCAGACACAGgtcaaggataattaaagcaaacaagaAGTAACCAACACAGTTTGAAGTGCAACAAAGGAATTGAATTCTTTtggattatttttttcatttacaatttaggcatttaacagacgcctttatccagagcgacttacattacagttacagtataactGTAtaaccaacagcagcaacctggcagtggtggggcttgaaccagcgaccttctgattactagtccagcaccttaaccactatgtgtatgtatgtaaatgtgtatgtattgtaaatgtaatctttaaaaacatgttgcCACTTTATCAATATATGATTGAAGTGTAAATATAGGGATAAAAATGGCAATGATATCCAcaaaagtgtgcaaaaaaatCAAGTGGTCTTAATACTTTCTGAGCccactatattattatttatgtatccaCACTGCTAAGACTTCACAGAAAATGGTATCAGACTCTTCTCTAAGTGCACAGGCATTTCTCTACTTTATTTTTGCAAACATTAAGAAAATACTTCAATATTATGATTAAATTTTGAAGTTTTTCAGTATGATGCAGTAATGGTGCAATATAACAGCTTTGTATGCTGGTATGctggttttatttaattttgtttaaaaagatgCCTGACTGACAGCTGAAACTGTCTTATTGTttagagcagtggttctcaaactttttagaccaagtaccacccattatcaaaccaaaacttccaagtaccacctatgtttctcatctcagaaccacatatggcacacattaattaggtgtgtgtgtatatactgtatattagtgatgggaattatggcttcttgaagggagtcggatcttttggctcggttccttttaaagagccgttcaaagaaatggctcttcgttcttcgggaggcgctactgggtaaactataagacacccccgatatCAAATTTAGCTactttgccttaaatgtaggcataATTCAAATAACACttacatgagaaaaaaatatttattttaaaaggaataaaactacagagaagagacaCTGGttacattgcattaagtttcagaaaaatccccTCTtgtatttaacacaattaaacaagtttatagtttatttctcaattatttgtcattatactactagctctgtgtgtgtgtgtgtctcgcttgctctccgcgatactgaaagtgatttcggatttgaatttcgacaataaacagctcttattaggagttatgattaattccctctactgatgtgaagctgaatgggtggattacagccgataagaactgctcagaaataaaagactcggttcctttcgttcatttcaaagatccgttcaatagaatcggatcgttcgcgaacgactcatcactagtatatatgcagttaccaccagtgttgccaacttagcgactttgtcgctatatttagcgacttttcagacccctctagcgactttttttcaaaaaagcgactagcgacaaatctagcgactttttctggtgttattggagacttttggagactcgaacgtgaaaacacattgttctgcagttactgtcctcaagcacgggcggtcagtatcacagtcagtgttgccagattgggcgggttTCAACCAAAATgtgcggattttgttggaaattggcagggaaaaacacactttggcaggtggacaaaatttgggctggtttgtaattattttggcagcttaaaatataaataaaaaaagctattgctaaagcaggtggaatataaataggtctcccttctccctaccttctcccaccacatccaacccgttgtcaaaagtttgattgacaggttattctttccagtccaagacactgttgccacgcccatcaatacagtgattcatatgttagacaagtgatttgagttgaatatgaaggtaagcaagtctcatatgtacgagaggttgaactttcattgcttgcaagtttatttttatttacatgcaaagggttgtgtgtcctaacaaataatgtattttacaaacttggcaggctactttcaagacatgcaagcaaaaaaaatgtgtcctttataatgtataattactgatctgtacattttaagatattaatttgtaggtcatgatggtttaactggtttattatttgtgaaatgctaaacaccatctgcttatcctgtgttttgggcgttttttcatgcattttggctgaaaattactgtcgcaatctggcaaccctgcccagagtagctcagtattttcttaaaaaacaaaaacaaaccacgaattaacagaagaatgttcatttgtagttctaaacatatttagggtgtttttttacccactttttgtctttcccacgatgttattcctctcttctacagcgtcaattacatgcaaatgggtcatatgcaaattaggcaatgacgtcatttagcgacttctagcgacttttaggacagccaatagctactttccttactgaggagttggcaacactggttaCCACTGAGCATTTCAGTGagtgcgcctgtttagcggagtagccttgtgatgtcaggaacgagatcagtgagcttcaaatgcagatctgctctgataaaAGTGAGAGacctactgataactttactgataactttactgataacgtttcggaaattccgagatggaaaccgcgaacgtgaagtacggtggctgcgtagcccagaatatttttaaaaacacattagttttaatacaatttgttttcattaaactgattttattaaaacagaattataagaactttgaaacagattttattagtaatttacacaatttgtttcatatgattttttttaattcataattattaaattatttattttgtcggtgcatgtaattacttttccgagattatctggcgtaccacctcgtgctgcttcacgtaccaccagtggtacgcgtaccacagtttgagaaccactggtttaGAGGATAAACAGGTGAAATATATATGTAAACCtatatacaaatacagtatAGGTAAACTCTGTtagctttatatttttatttttttattttaagcataAGAAAAAGAAGTTATAGGACAATGCAGTCCGTTTTTTAACACTCAATGCTAGAATTTATGACATTTGCAAAACACAAACGCCTatatacaatgatcagccataatattaaaaccacctccatgtttctacactcactgtacattttatcggcttcacttaccatagaggcactttgtagttctacaattactgactgtagtccatctgtttctctgcatgctttgttagccccctttcatgatgttcttcaatggtcatgactctcccaggaccaccacagagcaggtattatttgggtggtgggtcattctcagcactgcagtgacactgacatggtggtggtgtgctagtgtgtgttgtgctggtatgagtggataagacacagcagcgctgatggagtttttaaacacctcactgtccctgctggactgagagtagtccatcaactaaaaatatccagccaacagtgccccgtgggcagcgtcctgtaaccactgatgagggtctagaagatgaccaactcaaacagcagcaatagatatgcgatcgtctctgactttatatctacaaggtggaccaactaggtaggagtgtctaatagagtggacagtaagtggacacggtatttaaaaactccagcagcactgctgtgtctgatccactcataccagcacaacacacactaacacaccaccatcatgtcattgtcactgcagtgctaagaatcatccaccacctaaataatacctactttgtggtggccctgtgggggtcctgaccattgaggaacagggtgaaagcaggctaaaacagtatgtagagaaacagatggactacagtcagtaattgtagaaatacaaagtgcttctatatggttagtggagctgataaaatggacagtgagtgtagaaacagggaggtggttttaatattatggctgatcagtgtatgaaatatcagcagcactgatggtcagtaacgcgttacttagtaacgcgttactctaatctgaccacatttttcagtaacgagtaatctaacgcgttactatttccaatccagtaatcagattaaagttacttatccaagttactgtgcattactatttttgtcattttccttaatgaaaagatatttttgctttcttcttggcaggggcggagccagggggtggccagtggttgccatggccaccataaagtaatcttcggccacccctctggcccccccaccaccgcagtgcagtaatacactcaacataaatgtcaac
The Trichomycterus rosablanca isolate fTriRos1 chromosome 12, fTriRos1.hap1, whole genome shotgun sequence genome window above contains:
- the LOC134324687 gene encoding probable G-protein coupled receptor 82 → MAVYSQLSLSNRSSCLCQTSTTYLALPVLYIAMFLTGLSGNILSLWVFLAKISTKTSTHIYIINLGISNLILCLTMPFTAAYYVLGTSWPTPSLLCQLAINVLTPVLHANIGGGMLILTWLAISRFATLTQHNYGNRPSRCTKVLPYVFFSRMPQPKFALAMCLGTWAFVAMAIIPTVVIYSTMETGKTENTSEQICYNVAVEAGDSGSQAFAKVGISLFFVCLLLVLSAYLAVIRHFHRNQISTATSDRRKVYSRVVRNIVVIQIVMVVCLLPHHIFKAIFINLALHYSKYGEHLSECHPLSKYVEIKNVLLCLAVLRCSTDPFIYLLLDRKFKMHVCALFRGSSNTKESHSSRTFECGQLNQYDSGTVKQAVNQDEQSHLN